In one Pseudomonas hydrolytica genomic region, the following are encoded:
- the alr gene encoding alanine racemase: MRPARALIDLDALRHNYQLARELSGARALAVVKADAYGHGAVRCAQALQSEADGFAAACIEEALALREAGIHAPILLLEGFFEADELALIDQHELWCVVHAQWQIEAIEQARLSRPLTLWLKLDSGMHRVGLHPAEYQEAYRRLLASGKVGKIVLMSHFARADEPECERTVEQLAVFQQARQGLAAEVSLRNSPAVLGWPAVPSDWVRPGIMLYGATPFEQAQEQAARLQPVMTLESKVISVRELPAGEPVGYGARFVSERPTRVGVVAMGYADGYPRHAPTGTPVAVDGQLTRLIGRVSMDMLTVDLTDLPQAGLGSRVELWGKQVLASDVAMAAGSIPYQIFCNLRRAPLLYLGG; encoded by the coding sequence ATGCGCCCTGCCCGTGCCCTGATCGACCTCGACGCGCTGCGTCACAACTACCAACTGGCCCGCGAACTGAGCGGCGCCCGCGCCCTGGCCGTGGTCAAGGCCGACGCCTACGGTCATGGCGCGGTACGCTGCGCCCAGGCTCTGCAGAGTGAGGCGGACGGCTTCGCCGCGGCCTGCATCGAAGAGGCCCTGGCCCTGCGCGAGGCCGGCATCCATGCGCCGATCCTGCTGCTCGAAGGCTTCTTCGAGGCGGACGAGCTGGCGCTGATCGACCAGCACGAACTCTGGTGCGTGGTGCATGCGCAGTGGCAGATCGAGGCCATCGAGCAGGCTCGCCTGAGCAGGCCGCTGACCCTCTGGCTCAAGCTGGATTCCGGCATGCACCGCGTCGGCCTGCACCCAGCCGAGTACCAGGAGGCCTATCGCCGTCTGCTGGCCAGCGGCAAGGTCGGCAAGATCGTGCTGATGAGCCACTTTGCCCGGGCCGACGAGCCCGAGTGCGAGCGCACCGTCGAGCAACTGGCGGTATTCCAGCAGGCCCGCCAGGGCCTGGCCGCCGAGGTCAGCCTGCGCAACTCGCCGGCCGTGCTCGGCTGGCCTGCGGTGCCGAGCGACTGGGTACGCCCCGGCATCATGCTGTACGGCGCCACCCCCTTCGAGCAGGCCCAGGAGCAGGCGGCGCGCCTGCAGCCGGTGATGACCCTGGAGTCCAAGGTCATCAGCGTGCGCGAACTGCCGGCCGGCGAGCCGGTGGGCTATGGTGCGCGCTTCGTCAGCGAGCGGCCGACCCGTGTCGGCGTGGTCGCCATGGGCTATGCCGACGGCTACCCGCGTCACGCCCCGACCGGCACGCCAGTGGCGGTGGATGGCCAGCTCACCCGGCTGATCGGTCGGGTATCGATGGACATGCTCACCGTGGATCTGACCGACCTGCCGCAGGCCGGCTTGGGCAGCCGCGTGGAGCTCTGGGGCAAGCAGGTGCTGGCTAGCGACGTGGCGATGGCTGCGGGCAGCATTCCCTACCAGATCTTCTGCAACCTGCGCCGGGCTCCGCTGCTCTATCTCGGGGGCTGA
- the aroE gene encoding shikimate dehydrogenase: MDRYCVFGNPIGHSKSPLIHRLFAEQTGQALTYEARLAPLDDFIGDARAFFAEGLGANVTVPFKEEAFRLADELSERARRAGAVNTLKKLEGGRLLGDNTDGAGLTRDLQDNAGFALTGKRILVLGAGGAVRGVLEPFLAQKPAVLVIANRTVAKAEQLVREFADLGPLVAAGFDWLDAPVDLIVNGTSASLGGELPPIAPSLIQPGHTLCYDMMYGKEPTAFNRWAFDQGAARCLDGLGMLVEQAAEAFELWRGVRPNTAPVLAELRRQLAG; this comes from the coding sequence ATGGACCGCTACTGCGTCTTCGGCAACCCCATCGGCCACAGCAAATCGCCGCTGATCCACCGTCTGTTCGCCGAGCAGACCGGCCAGGCGCTGACCTACGAAGCGCGGCTGGCGCCGCTGGACGATTTCATCGGTGACGCGCGCGCCTTCTTCGCCGAGGGGCTGGGCGCCAACGTCACCGTACCGTTCAAGGAAGAGGCCTTTCGCCTGGCCGACGAGCTGAGCGAGCGCGCCCGTCGCGCCGGCGCGGTGAACACCCTGAAGAAACTGGAAGGCGGCCGCCTGCTCGGTGACAACACCGATGGTGCCGGATTGACCCGCGACCTGCAGGACAATGCCGGCTTCGCCCTGACCGGCAAGCGCATCCTCGTGCTCGGCGCCGGCGGCGCGGTGCGCGGCGTGCTCGAACCCTTCCTGGCGCAGAAGCCGGCCGTACTGGTGATCGCCAACCGCACCGTGGCCAAGGCCGAGCAGCTGGTGCGCGAATTCGCCGACCTCGGCCCGCTGGTCGCTGCCGGTTTCGACTGGCTCGACGCGCCGGTGGACCTGATCGTCAACGGCACCTCGGCCAGCCTCGGCGGCGAACTGCCGCCGATCGCACCGAGCCTGATCCAGCCGGGCCATACGCTTTGCTACGACATGATGTATGGCAAGGAGCCCACCGCCTTCAACCGCTGGGCCTTTGATCAGGGCGCGGCGCGCTGCCTGGATGGCCTCGGCATGCTGGTCGAGCAGGCCGCCGAAGCCTTCGAGCTATGGCGCGGCGTGCGCCCGAACACCGCGCCGGTGCTGGCCGAATTGCGCCGCCAGCTGGCGGGCTGA
- a CDS encoding RidA family protein has product MSIQRLHVEKRYSEVVIHNGTVYLAGQLADDYSGDIRQQTRETLANIDRMLAEAGSDKSKILSVTIYLKDMDAHYDGLNVEYDAWIAEGAAPARACVEAKMYKPEVLVEMMVVAAL; this is encoded by the coding sequence ATGTCGATCCAGCGCCTGCATGTGGAAAAGCGCTACAGCGAAGTGGTAATCCACAACGGCACCGTCTACCTCGCCGGCCAGCTCGCCGACGACTACAGCGGCGACATCCGCCAGCAGACCCGCGAGACCCTGGCCAATATCGATCGCATGCTGGCCGAGGCCGGCAGCGACAAGAGCAAGATTCTTTCCGTGACCATCTACCTCAAGGACATGGACGCTCATTACGACGGCCTCAACGTCGAGTACGACGCCTGGATCGCCGAGGGTGCCGCGCCGGCACGTGCCTGCGTCGAGGCGAAGATGTACAAGCCCGAGGTGCTGGTGGAAATGATGGTGGTGGCTGCCCTGTAA
- the dadR gene encoding transcriptional regulator DadR, translating into MRTQHQSRRELDKIDRNILRILQEDGRISFTELGERVGLSTTPCTERVRRLEREGIIMGYHARLNPQQLKANLLVFVEISLDYKSGDTFEEFRRAVLKLPHVLECHLVSGDFDYLVKARINEMASYRKLLGDILLKLPHVRESKSYIVMEEVKESLALPVPD; encoded by the coding sequence ATGAGAACCCAGCATCAAAGCCGTCGTGAACTGGACAAGATCGACCGCAACATCCTCCGCATCCTGCAGGAGGACGGGCGCATCAGCTTTACCGAACTGGGCGAGCGCGTGGGCCTGTCCACCACGCCCTGCACCGAGCGCGTACGCCGCCTGGAGCGCGAAGGCATCATCATGGGCTACCACGCCCGCCTCAACCCGCAGCAGCTCAAGGCCAACCTGCTGGTGTTCGTCGAGATCAGCCTGGACTACAAGTCCGGCGACACCTTCGAGGAATTCCGCCGCGCCGTACTCAAGCTGCCGCACGTGCTGGAATGCCACCTGGTGTCCGGCGACTTCGACTACCTGGTGAAGGCGCGCATCAACGAGATGGCCAGCTACCGCAAGCTGCTCGGCGACATCCTGCTCAAGCTGCCGCACGTGCGCGAGTCGAAGAGCTACATCGTCATGGAAGAGGTGAAGGAGTCGCTGGCGCTGCCAGTGCCGGATTGA
- the dadA gene encoding D-amino acid dehydrogenase encodes MRVLVLGSGVIGTASAYYLARQGHEVVVVDRQNGPALETSFANAGQVSPGYASPWAAPGVPLKAIKWLLQKHAPLAIKATGDVDQYLWMAQMLRNCTAARYAVNKERMVRLSEYSRDCLDELRAETGIAYEGRQLGTTQLFRTQAQVDAAAKDIAVLEASGVPFELLDRDAIARVEPALAGVKHKLAGALRLPNDQTGDCQMFTTKLADMAKALGVEFRFGQNIQRLDAVGDRLNGVWIDGKLETADRYVLALGSYSPQLLKPLGVRAPVYPLKGYSLTVPITNAEMAPTSTILDETYKVAITRFDNRIRVGGMAEIAGFDLSLNPRRRETLEMITADLYPQGGDLSQAEFWTGLRPATPDGTPIVGATAYRNLFLNTGHGTLGWTMACGSGRLLADLIGSKRPQISAEGLDISRYSGKNRELEAAPQPLRT; translated from the coding sequence ATGCGTGTTCTGGTTCTCGGCAGTGGTGTCATCGGTACCGCCAGTGCGTACTACCTGGCCCGGCAGGGCCATGAGGTAGTGGTGGTCGATCGCCAGAACGGCCCGGCCCTGGAAACCAGCTTCGCCAATGCCGGCCAGGTGTCGCCCGGTTACGCTTCGCCCTGGGCCGCTCCGGGTGTGCCGCTGAAGGCCATCAAGTGGCTGCTGCAGAAGCATGCGCCGCTGGCGATCAAGGCCACCGGCGATGTCGATCAGTACCTGTGGATGGCGCAGATGCTGCGCAACTGCACCGCCGCCCGCTATGCGGTGAACAAGGAGCGCATGGTGCGTCTGTCCGAGTACAGCCGCGACTGCCTCGACGAGCTGCGTGCCGAAACCGGTATCGCCTATGAAGGTCGCCAGCTCGGCACCACCCAGCTGTTCCGCACCCAGGCCCAGGTCGACGCTGCCGCCAAGGACATCGCCGTGCTGGAAGCCTCCGGCGTGCCCTTCGAGCTGCTCGACCGTGACGCCATCGCCCGCGTCGAACCGGCCCTGGCCGGGGTCAAGCACAAGCTGGCCGGTGCCCTGCGCCTGCCCAACGATCAGACCGGCGACTGCCAGATGTTCACCACCAAGCTGGCGGACATGGCCAAGGCGCTCGGCGTCGAGTTCCGCTTCGGGCAGAACATCCAGCGTCTGGACGCCGTGGGCGACCGCCTCAATGGCGTGTGGATCGACGGCAAGCTGGAAACCGCCGACCGCTACGTGCTCGCCCTCGGCAGCTACAGCCCGCAGCTGCTCAAGCCGCTGGGCGTGCGCGCGCCGGTGTATCCGCTCAAGGGCTACTCGCTGACCGTGCCGATCACCAACGCCGAGATGGCGCCGACCTCGACCATCCTCGACGAGACCTACAAGGTGGCGATCACCCGTTTCGACAACCGCATCCGTGTCGGCGGCATGGCCGAGATCGCCGGTTTCGATCTGTCGCTCAACCCGCGTCGTCGCGAAACCCTGGAAATGATCACTGCCGATCTGTACCCGCAGGGCGGCGACCTGAGCCAGGCCGAGTTCTGGACCGGTCTGCGCCCGGCCACCCCGGACGGTACGCCGATCGTCGGTGCCACTGCCTACCGCAACCTGTTCCTCAACACCGGCCACGGCACCCTGGGCTGGACCATGGCCTGCGGCTCGGGCCGCCTGCTGGCCGATCTGATCGGCAGCAAGCGCCCGCAGATCAGCGCCGAGGGCCTGGATATCTCGCGCTACTCGGGCAAGAACCGCGAACTCGAGGCCGCGCCGCAGCCGCTGCGCACCTGA
- a CDS encoding c-type cytochrome gives MNLMKKMLAVPAAVLALWAVTAQATTDEAIAERLKPVGEVCIMGEECKGVGAVAVAAGGARSTDDIIAKHCNACHAAGVLGAPKIGDTAAWKERADHQGGLDGILAAAISGINAMPPKGTCADCSEDELRDAIKKMSGL, from the coding sequence GTGAATCTGATGAAGAAAATGCTGGCAGTACCGGCTGCCGTATTGGCCCTGTGGGCAGTGACTGCTCAGGCCACGACCGATGAAGCCATCGCCGAGCGCCTCAAGCCGGTGGGCGAAGTGTGCATCATGGGTGAAGAATGCAAGGGCGTCGGCGCCGTTGCCGTGGCCGCTGGCGGCGCACGCAGCACCGACGACATCATCGCCAAGCACTGCAACGCCTGCCATGCCGCCGGCGTGCTGGGCGCGCCGAAGATCGGCGACACCGCTGCCTGGAAAGAGCGTGCCGACCATCAGGGCGGCCTCGACGGCATCCTTGCCGCTGCCATCTCCGGCATCAACGCCATGCCGCCGAAAGGCACCTGCGCCGATTGCTCGGAAGACGAACTGCGCGACGCGATCAAGAAGATGTCCGGTCTGTAA
- a CDS encoding acetyl-CoA hydrolase/transferase C-terminal domain-containing protein, whose product MPHSCTLEQAVDHVLSELDGPIHLGLPLGLGKPNRWVNALYARVREMPERQLTIYTALCLGRPRAGQELQRRLLDPFVARVYGDYPELDFLADLHADSLPANVRVEQFFFQPGSLLDCEPAQQDYISSNYSHVARDLNAKGLNLVAQLVAGDDQRPEHFSLSCNPDVTLDLLPLLQRRRAAGEKVLSVAQIHHDLPYMAGDAQLPRDTFDIHIVEDERTTLFSTPNMPVTTQDHCIGLFASTLVRDGGTLQIGIGAMGDALAAALIARQADNARYRAVLQALRGGEGWAGEIAANGGLAPLEQGLYGCSEMFVNGLLALAEAGLLRRAVYPDLRLQRLALAGALDASGRPHSVQALADAGLPARLQPGDLGWLSGSGLLQGDLQLEEGWLYLPDGSRTVADLSDPQTQVCLAPYLGAAQGGVVLHGGFFLGPGAFYSRLRELDDAARQRFAMTGIRYINELYGQEELKRLQRRDARFINTVFTMTLLGAGVADQLEDGRVLSGVGGQYNFVAQAHALEGARSILLLRSWRESGGQVSSNIVWDYGHATIPRHLRDMVVTEYGIADLRGKTDAQVIEALLAISDSRFQPELIAQAQQAGKLAADFRLDARFSNNLPERLDKVRADFPALFPEYPLGSDFSSVEADLVRALGWLKSKLHLSEALELGKATLDAPEPLAYAEHLRRMGLEAPDGVRETLYQRLLLAGLQATASA is encoded by the coding sequence ATGCCGCACAGCTGTACCCTCGAACAAGCCGTCGATCATGTGCTCAGCGAGCTGGATGGGCCGATCCATCTCGGTCTGCCGCTTGGTCTGGGCAAGCCCAATCGCTGGGTCAATGCCCTGTACGCGCGGGTGCGCGAGATGCCCGAGCGGCAGCTGACGATCTACACCGCGCTGTGCCTGGGGCGGCCGCGGGCCGGGCAGGAGCTGCAGCGGCGTCTGCTCGACCCCTTCGTCGCGCGGGTCTACGGCGACTATCCCGAGCTGGACTTTCTCGCCGACCTGCACGCCGACAGCCTGCCGGCCAACGTGCGCGTGGAGCAGTTCTTCTTCCAGCCCGGCAGTCTGCTCGACTGCGAGCCGGCGCAGCAGGACTACATCAGCAGCAATTACAGCCACGTCGCCCGCGACCTCAATGCCAAGGGTCTGAACCTGGTGGCCCAGCTGGTGGCTGGCGATGACCAGCGGCCGGAGCATTTCAGCCTGAGCTGCAACCCGGACGTGACCCTCGACCTGCTGCCGTTGCTGCAGCGCCGCCGCGCCGCTGGCGAGAAGGTGCTCAGCGTCGCCCAGATTCACCACGACCTGCCCTACATGGCAGGCGACGCCCAGCTGCCGCGCGACACCTTCGACATCCACATCGTCGAGGACGAGCGGACCACGCTGTTCTCCACGCCGAACATGCCGGTGACGACCCAGGATCATTGCATCGGCCTGTTCGCCAGCACCCTGGTGCGCGACGGCGGCACGCTGCAGATCGGCATCGGTGCGATGGGCGACGCCCTGGCGGCGGCGCTGATCGCCAGGCAAGCCGACAATGCCCGCTACCGTGCGGTGCTGCAGGCGTTGCGCGGCGGCGAGGGCTGGGCCGGGGAAATCGCCGCCAACGGTGGCCTGGCGCCGCTCGAACAGGGGCTATACGGCTGCAGCGAGATGTTCGTCAACGGTTTGCTGGCATTGGCCGAGGCCGGCCTGCTGCGGCGTGCGGTCTATCCGGACCTGCGTCTGCAACGCCTGGCCCTGGCGGGCGCGCTGGATGCCTCGGGGCGCCCGCACAGCGTGCAGGCGCTGGCCGATGCCGGGTTGCCGGCGCGGCTGCAGCCTGGCGATCTTGGCTGGCTGTCTGGCAGCGGGTTGCTGCAGGGCGACCTGCAACTGGAGGAAGGCTGGCTGTATCTGCCGGATGGCAGCCGAACCGTGGCGGATCTGAGCGATCCGCAGACCCAGGTCTGTCTGGCGCCCTACCTGGGCGCGGCGCAGGGCGGCGTGGTGCTGCACGGCGGCTTCTTTCTCGGCCCGGGGGCCTTCTATAGCCGCCTGCGCGAACTGGATGACGCCGCGCGACAGCGCTTCGCCATGACCGGTATCCGCTACATCAACGAGCTGTACGGCCAGGAAGAGCTCAAGCGCCTGCAGCGCCGCGACGCGCGCTTCATCAATACGGTCTTCACCATGACCCTGCTCGGTGCGGGCGTCGCCGACCAGCTCGAGGACGGCCGGGTGCTCAGCGGCGTGGGTGGTCAGTACAACTTCGTCGCCCAGGCTCATGCGCTGGAGGGCGCGCGCTCCATCCTGCTGCTGCGCAGCTGGCGCGAGTCCGGCGGCCAGGTCAGTTCCAACATCGTCTGGGACTATGGCCACGCCACCATTCCGCGGCACCTGCGCGACATGGTGGTGACCGAATACGGCATCGCTGATCTGCGCGGCAAGACCGATGCCCAGGTGATCGAGGCGCTGCTCGCCATCAGCGACTCGCGCTTCCAGCCCGAGCTGATCGCCCAGGCCCAGCAGGCGGGCAAGCTGGCGGCCGATTTCCGCCTGGATGCGCGCTTCAGCAACAACCTGCCGGAGCGGCTGGACAAGGTGCGTGCGGACTTTCCCGCGCTGTTTCCCGAGTACCCGCTGGGCAGTGATTTCAGCAGCGTGGAGGCCGATCTGGTGCGCGCGCTGGGCTGGCTCAAGAGCAAGCTGCACCTGAGCGAGGC
- a CDS encoding cupin domain-containing protein: MDVGVRLQSIRKLKGLSQRELAKRAGVTNSTISMIEKNSVSPSISSLKKVLGGIPMSLVEFFSLDLEQENQTQVVYRASELTDICSGAITMKLIGKAHPSRAIAFLDETYPAGADTGDEMYAHEGEEAGMLVEGKLELTVGSEVFVLEPGDSYYFESSKPHRFRNPFDEPARLISATTPANF, from the coding sequence TTGGACGTCGGCGTTCGACTGCAATCGATCCGTAAGCTCAAAGGCCTTTCCCAGCGTGAACTCGCCAAGCGGGCGGGCGTCACCAACAGCACCATCTCGATGATCGAGAAGAACAGCGTAAGCCCCTCGATCAGTTCGCTGAAGAAGGTGCTCGGTGGCATTCCCATGTCGCTGGTGGAGTTCTTCTCCCTCGATCTGGAGCAGGAGAACCAGACCCAGGTGGTCTACCGGGCCTCCGAACTCACCGATATCTGCAGTGGCGCCATCACCATGAAGCTGATCGGCAAGGCGCATCCGAGCCGTGCCATCGCCTTCCTTGACGAGACCTATCCGGCAGGTGCCGATACCGGCGACGAGATGTATGCCCATGAGGGCGAAGAGGCGGGCATGCTGGTCGAAGGCAAGCTGGAGCTGACCGTCGGCAGCGAGGTGTTCGTGCTCGAGCCGGGCGACAGCTACTACTTCGAGAGCAGCAAGCCGCATCGCTTTCGCAACCCGTTCGACGAGCCGGCACGCTTGATCAGTGCCACCACGCCAGCGAACTTCTGA